From one Thermotoga sp. genomic stretch:
- the cas4 gene encoding CRISPR-associated protein Cas4, which translates to MEELDILNVSGTMISYYFTCKRKLWLFAKNIDMEQPQPTTDLIIGKLLNFKSFKREKYKEIEIEDCVIDFITFRGEIIIHETKKSKKFEEAHIWQTKYYMFVLRKYGLDVTHGVIHYPKLMRKVEINFEKDDEERIRNALFEIKQIIAEKIPPPVLNKSFCKRCSYYELCYV; encoded by the coding sequence GTGGAGGAACTTGATATACTGAATGTCTCAGGTACCATGATTTCCTATTATTTTACCTGCAAGAGAAAACTCTGGCTGTTTGCCAAAAATATCGATATGGAACAGCCACAACCAACGACAGACCTCATAATTGGGAAGTTGTTGAATTTCAAAAGCTTTAAGCGAGAGAAATACAAAGAAATAGAAATCGAGGATTGTGTTATAGATTTCATTACCTTCCGTGGGGAGATAATAATCCATGAGACAAAAAAGAGCAAAAAGTTTGAAGAAGCACATATCTGGCAAACAAAGTATTACATGTTTGTTTTGAGGAAATACGGGTTAGACGTCACTCACGGCGTGATTCACTATCCCAAACTAATGAGAAAAGTGGAAATAAACTTTGAGAAGGATGATGAAGAAAGAATAAGAAACGCTTTATTTGAGATAAAGCAAATTATAGCTGAGAAGATCCCACCGCCTGTGTTGAACAAATCCTTCTGCAAAAGATGTTCGTATTACGAGCTGTGCTATGTGTAG
- the cas2 gene encoding CRISPR-associated endonuclease Cas2 — MIVVKVILVYDISTETKEGIKRLNKVRKIARRYLDHIQKSVFEGELTEGEIERLKFELSRVIDKDEDFVIIYKMPPSITMERDFLTNTDDPSSNFI, encoded by the coding sequence GTGATAGTGGTAAAGGTTATCCTGGTTTACGATATTTCTACAGAGACTAAAGAAGGTATCAAACGCTTAAACAAGGTAAGAAAAATCGCCAGAAGGTATCTTGACCATATACAAAAATCTGTCTTTGAAGGTGAATTAACAGAAGGAGAAATCGAAAGATTAAAATTCGAATTATCGCGTGTCATTGATAAAGACGAAGATTTCGTGATAATCTATAAAATGCCACCCTCCATTACGATGGAAAGAGACTTCTTGACAAACACAGATGATCCTT
- the cas1b gene encoding type I-B CRISPR-associated endonuclease Cas1b, translated as MGRNYYIFSSGRIKRRENTILIEYQKNGMQQRKFIPVENVDQIFLLGEVDLNSKFLDFVAKNNIVLHFFNYYGYYTGSFYPREKFISGELLVRQVEHYLNVEKRLTLARKFVEGAIHNFKRNIEKRGFDITDKISEYLEKIKYARTVPELMSCEAHARKLYYSTWEKITGWPFEGRSIQPPLNELNALISFGNSLTYSIVLKELYYTHLNPTISYLHEPGTKRFSLALDIAEIFKPMFVDRIIFKLINLGKIDRKKHFLQEAKGVFLNEEGRKMFIEEFESMLQQTILHRKLKRKIKYQSLIRLEAYKIIKHLLGEDEYRPLKVWW; from the coding sequence ATGGGAAGAAATTATTATATCTTCTCCTCTGGAAGGATAAAAAGACGCGAGAACACTATCCTGATAGAGTACCAGAAAAATGGTATGCAACAAAGAAAATTCATACCAGTAGAAAACGTTGATCAGATATTTCTTTTAGGGGAAGTTGATCTGAATTCGAAATTCCTAGATTTTGTTGCTAAAAACAATATCGTTCTTCATTTTTTCAACTACTATGGATACTACACTGGATCTTTCTACCCAAGAGAAAAATTCATCTCAGGGGAGTTATTGGTAAGACAAGTCGAGCATTATCTAAACGTTGAAAAAAGATTAACCTTAGCAAGAAAATTCGTAGAAGGTGCTATTCACAATTTCAAACGAAACATCGAAAAAAGAGGCTTCGATATCACCGATAAGATATCCGAGTATCTGGAAAAAATAAAGTATGCAAGAACTGTCCCAGAGCTCATGAGTTGCGAGGCTCATGCCAGGAAACTCTATTACTCCACCTGGGAAAAGATAACAGGCTGGCCGTTCGAAGGAAGAAGCATACAGCCTCCCCTAAATGAACTGAATGCTCTTATCTCTTTCGGAAATTCTCTTACATATTCTATTGTTTTAAAGGAGCTTTACTATACACATCTGAATCCGACAATCAGTTATCTCCATGAACCAGGCACTAAGAGATTTTCTCTTGCTCTTGATATAGCGGAGATATTCAAACCAATGTTTGTTGATAGAATAATATTCAAACTCATAAATCTTGGAAAGATCGATCGAAAGAAACACTTTCTTCAGGAGGCAAAAGGAGTATTTCTAAATGAAGAAGGTAGAAAAATGTTCATAGAAGAATTCGAAAGCATGCTTCAGCAAACAATTCTCCATAGGAAACTGAAAAGAAAAATCAAATATCAATCCCTCATAAGGTTGGAAGCCTACAAAATTATAAAGCATTTACTCGGTGAAGATGAATATAGACCTCTTAAAGTGTGGTGGTGA